The genomic segment TCCACCGACTTGTCTGGTATGAACAACATGAATCAGCCGAATCAGCTATTACCCGTGAAAAACAGCTAAAAAAATGGAACAGGGCATGGAAGTTGGATTTGATTGAAAAAAATAATTCTGAGTGGAATGATTTATATGAGAATATATGTAAGTAAGGATTTGATAAAACCTCTGGAATCCAGTGCTTCAATGTGTTCTGGAATCCAGTGCTTGTGCTCTTCAGGGTATTCACGGGAGTGACGGTTTTTTTACTTTTTACGAGTGCATCAATTACGAGTGGTGAATAGGTAATGTTAAATGAAAATTAAAATTTTGAAAAACTATAAGCATATTACTATTAGTCCTGGTGAATATTACGTTTCTAATGAAGAGGTTTTGATTACCACACTATTGGGTTCTTGCGTTTCGGCTTGCCTTTATGACCATTACAATAAAATCGTCGGGATGAACCACTTTCTGCTTAGCAGCAAGCGTTACTCCAGAGACATGCCTATTCATACTACAGACGCAGGCCGTTATGGCATCCATTCAATGGAGTTGCTGATCAATGAGATGCTGAAACGGGGCGCAGTGCGAGGTAATTTAAAAGCCAAAGCCTTTGGAGGGGGTTCTGTTCTGAGAACCATCAATTCACCCACAAGTAATTATTTTGCGGTTGGAGAAGTAAATGTACGATTTATTCGGGAATTTCTTAAAAACGAAAATATACCCTTGGTT from the Pseudomonadota bacterium genome contains:
- a CDS encoding GIY-YIG nuclease family protein — its product is MKQFYVYMLCSKRNGTLYTGVTSDLIKRIYEHKNNLVEGFTNSYSVHRLVWYEQHESAESAITREKQLKKWNRAWKLDLIEKNNSEWNDLYENICK
- a CDS encoding chemotaxis protein CheD; the encoded protein is MKIKILKNYKHITISPGEYYVSNEEVLITTLLGSCVSACLYDHYNKIVGMNHFLLSSKRYSRDMPIHTTDAGRYGIHSMELLINEMLKRGAVRGNLKAKAFGGGSVLRTINSPTSNYFAVGEVNVRFIREFLKNENIPLVSSDLGGFAGRVIYFYSEDFSVNVKKMAKTGGSLIKKEEQYWKKSMQKQEETETQIDLW